Proteins encoded within one genomic window of Lycium ferocissimum isolate CSIRO_LF1 unplaced genomic scaffold, AGI_CSIRO_Lferr_CH_V1 ctg10865, whole genome shotgun sequence:
- the LOC132041603 gene encoding RING-H2 finger protein ATL14-like encodes MGALIKLYLDFKEIITAFSYSWFPETFKIITLATFVFLNSYRQRQLERNRYKENIDEKGSKFVYRRIKYLFRDEESLECAICLSEFKYGDQGRKLEDCNHMFHESCLEKWLMHGKGQSTCPLCRNVVISENIFEKFRKVEYEGRRNNIFEEELALLLLSRLSSSRSCCQRC; translated from the coding sequence ATGGGGGCTCTCATTAAGCTCTACCTTGATTTCAAGGAAATTATCACCGCGTTCTCTTATTCATGGTTTCCAGAAACATTCAAAATCATCACACTTGCaacctttgttttcttgaattcataCAGACAAAGACAACTCGAAAGAAACAGGTACAAGGAAAATATAGACGAGAAGGGCTCCAAATTTGTTTATAgaagaattaaatatttatttagagaTGAAGAGTCACTTGAATGTGCAATTTGTTTATCAGAATTCAAGTATGGAGATCAAGGGAGAAAGCTTGAAGATTGTAATCATATGTTCCATGAAAGTTGTTTGGAAAAATGGTTAATGCATGGGAAGGGGCAATCAACTTGTCCACTTTGTCGAAATGTTGTAATatctgaaaatatttttgagaaatttAGGAAAGTCGAATATGAAGGAAGAAGAAATAATATCTTTGAGGAAGAGTTGGCTCTGTTGTTGTTGTCTAGGTTGAGTAGTAGTCGTTCTTGTTGCCAACGGTGTTAA